A single genomic interval of Nymphalis io chromosome 30, ilAglIoxx1.1, whole genome shotgun sequence harbors:
- the LOC126780136 gene encoding uncharacterized protein LOC126780136, with product MLRLLIFGLLLSTINTFPLKDEETIIEEVDTKEIDDLKKILNDVSYVTNFKNMMADYVKSQYKNLTVYDMEKIQEYLEEFCHRFARDLKDIVENIDKARTIEKVDDNLPDSTFDDIKKCIKNELPNVTDETADQITYVLRKNIFETRQNIDAVIRSSKIAAVLNS from the exons ATgt TGCGACTACTTATCTTTGGGTTACTGCTATCAACGATAAATACGTTTCCTTTAAAAGATGAAGAGACCATTATCGAAGAGGTAGACACAAAGGAAatcgatgatttaaaaaaaattttgaatgaCGTTTCTTACGTCACAAACTTCAAAAACATGATGGCGGATTATGTCAAATctcaatataaaaatttgacAGTTTACGATATGGAAAAAATACAAGAGTATTTGGAGGAATTCTGCCACAGATTCGCAAGAGATTTGAAAGATATCGTCGAAAATATCGACAAGGCCAGGACGATTGAGAAAGTCGACGACAATTTACCTGACAGTACTTTTGATGACATTAAAAAGTGTATAAAAAATGAACTGCCGAACGTAACGGACGAGACCGCGGATCAAATCACATATGTTTTGAGGAAGAATATATTTGAAACGCGGCAAAACATAGACGCTGTGATTCGTAGTTCAAAAATCGCAGCAGTTCTAAACTCGTAG